The region ATCTTGGATCCTTTCAGATCCTTTAATAACTACCTTTTCTCCTTCAGCTGCTTGATATGTAATTCTTCTTTTGTTGCTTAATCCTTTGTTTTTAGGTTTTACCCATTCACGATATACCCCTTCGTGAACTATAACTTTATCTCCAGCCATAGCAACAGAAGCAGCTTTATTTATCGTTAAAAAAGGATCTTGTTTAGTTCCTAAAGCTCGATCAAAGCCAGTCTTTGCCACATGATATTCCATGTTTTTTAAATCCCCCTTTTTATTTGTACGACTCTTGTTTTATTTATCTCCTTTATTCTCATACAACCAACATCGAACCATACGGTTTTCTGTTTGTATTTCTGGTGGCATATTATCTTTACACTTTTCCATAACAAACGGGCATCTACCTGCAAACTTACATCCTTTTCTCATGTACTCTTCTGTTTCCAATTCTTTTATACTTATCCGTTCTGTCCATTTCTTTTTCGGATCAGGTTCCGGTATCGATTCTTTTAACATCTGTGTGTATGGGTGTTTCGGATTCATCAGTACTTCTTCCACCCCACCCATCTCTATTATGTTCCCTCTGAACATTATCCCTATCCTGTCACTTACGTAGTATGCGGTCGCTAAATCATGCGTTATGTACAACACACTTACATTGTACTTGTCCCTTAAATCTTTGAACAAGTTCACTATCGACATCCTCAACGATGCATCCACCATCGATACCGGTTCGTCTGCTACCAACAACGATGGTGTCGTTATGAGCGATCGCGCTACCGATATCCTTTGTAGTTGTCCTCCTGAAAACTCGTTGGGGTACCTTCCTTTTACTTCCGTCATACTTAATCCTACCGCCTTTAGTGCTTCTTCTACCCTTTTTCCATTCCCGTTCTTTGTTATCCCGTATTGCTTTGCTGTGTCGTATAGGTATCTGTCTACCTTCCTCAACGGATTGAATGTTTCAAAAGGATTTTGAAATACCGATTGTACTTCTTTCATGAACTCTTTTTTCTCTTCCCATTTTTTTAGGTTTACTATGTCTTTACCTTTGTAGTACACTTCACCTTGTGTTGGTTCAAGAAATCCTAGCAGCATCTTTGAGACCGTTGATTTTCCACATCCACTTTCCCCTGCAAGTGTGAATATTTCATTTTTGTATATGTGAAAGTTCACATCATCTACCGCTAGTAATTTACTTCTTGCAAATCCCCCTCCTACTACGAATACCTTTTGTAGTTTTTTCGTTTCCAACAACTTTTCTTGTGTATTTATTGCCGTTTTATTTTCTTGCATCTTCCACACGCTCCTTTGAGTTCAAAAAACAGGCTGATTTGTGTCCGTCACTTATCTCAACGAGTTGTGGACGTTCCTTTTTACATATTTCCATCGCATATGGACATCTGGGATGGAATGGACATCCTTGCGGTAGGTTCGCTAGTGAGGGGGGTGATCCAGGTGCACTGACTTTGTAACTTTTGTCTCCCATCTTTGGTAGTGAGCCTATTAGAAATTTTGTGTATGGGTGTAGTGGGTTTTCGAATATCTCATCCGTTTCCCCTTCTTCTACAAACATACCTGCGTACATTATCCCCATCCTGTCCGTTATGTTCGCATGTACAGCCATGTCGTGGGTTACCAGTATTATCGTGTTTTTTTGTATTTTTTGTATGTCTTTTAGTAATTGTATTACCGCCCTTTGCGCTACTACATCCAACGCCGTTGTTGGTTCGTCCGCTACTATGATCCTTGGATTGAGTATCGTTGCTAAGGCTATCGTCGTCCTTTGCCTCATTCCTCCAGATAGTTGGTGTGGGTATGATTTTAATACCCTTAGCGGTAATCCCAAGGCGGTTAAATGTTTCTTCAGTGGTTCTTCAAATTCTTTTTCTTCGTCTTTTATCTTTTTGTGT is a window of Petrotoga olearia DSM 13574 DNA encoding:
- a CDS encoding ABC transporter ATP-binding protein gives rise to the protein MQENKTAINTQEKLLETKKLQKVFVVGGGFARSKLLAVDDVNFHIYKNEIFTLAGESGCGKSTVSKMLLGFLEPTQGEVYYKGKDIVNLKKWEEKKEFMKEVQSVFQNPFETFNPLRKVDRYLYDTAKQYGITKNGNGKRVEEALKAVGLSMTEVKGRYPNEFSGGQLQRISVARSLITTPSLLVADEPVSMVDASLRMSIVNLFKDLRDKYNVSVLYITHDLATAYYVSDRIGIMFRGNIIEMGGVEEVLMNPKHPYTQMLKESIPEPDPKKKWTERISIKELETEEYMRKGCKFAGRCPFVMEKCKDNMPPEIQTENRMVRCWLYENKGDK
- a CDS encoding ABC transporter ATP-binding protein; the protein is MEVLKTEKLKSYYIFEMQEEKKEVKAVNDVSISIREDEIYGIAGESGCGKSTFLKTICGLAEPPLRIVDGKIYYEVEGKEIDITKMSQEEYRKLRWQFISYIPQGSMSALNPIIRIKESFKDFVTSHKKIKDEEKEFEEPLKKHLTALGLPLRVLKSYPHQLSGGMRQRTTIALATILNPRIIVADEPTTALDVVAQRAVIQLLKDIQKIQKNTIILVTHDMAVHANITDRMGIMYAGMFVEEGETDEIFENPLHPYTKFLIGSLPKMGDKSYKVSAPGSPPSLANLPQGCPFHPRCPYAMEICKKERPQLVEISDGHKSACFLNSKERVEDARK